Proteins co-encoded in one Chitinophagales bacterium genomic window:
- a CDS encoding Rpn family recombination-promoting nuclease/putative transposase → MTGIIPDKYINPLTDFGFKKLFGSEPNKDLLIDFLNVLLPSKHTIKNLTYTKNEHLGETLLDRKAIFDIYCESVTGEKFIVEVQKAKQTHFKDRSIYYATFPVQEQAKRGDWDFKLAAVYTISILDFIFEDHTKDSNLIHVVELKNQDGEVFYDKLKFIYIELPKFKKQENELLNRFDKWLFVFRHLAELQKKPESLQDRIFKKLFEAAEIAKFSLTDREAYQNSLKYYRDLKNVVDTSKEEGREEGIEVGIEVGIKKVAISMKQAGISNKVIAEHTGLTIGDIEEL, encoded by the coding sequence ATGACAGGCATTATACCAGATAAATACATCAATCCTTTAACTGACTTTGGCTTCAAAAAGTTATTTGGCAGCGAACCCAATAAAGACTTATTGATAGATTTTTTAAACGTATTATTGCCTTCAAAGCATACGATAAAGAATCTTACCTATACTAAAAATGAACATCTTGGAGAAACACTCTTAGATAGAAAAGCTATTTTTGACATCTATTGTGAGAGCGTGACAGGCGAGAAATTTATTGTTGAAGTGCAAAAAGCAAAACAAACTCACTTCAAAGATAGAAGCATTTACTACGCTACTTTTCCTGTACAAGAACAAGCCAAAAGAGGAGATTGGGATTTTAAATTGGCAGCCGTTTATACGATAAGTATATTGGATTTCATTTTTGAAGACCACACAAAAGACAGTAATTTGATACATGTTGTAGAATTGAAGAATCAAGACGGAGAGGTATTTTATGACAAATTGAAGTTTATTTATATAGAGTTACCAAAATTTAAGAAGCAAGAAAATGAATTACTCAATCGGTTTGATAAGTGGCTCTTTGTTTTTCGGCACTTAGCGGAACTGCAAAAAAAGCCTGAATCCTTGCAAGATAGAATATTCAAAAAACTTTTTGAAGCTGCCGAAATTGCTAAATTTAGCCTTACAGACCGTGAAGCCTATCAAAATAGTTTGAAATATTATCGAGATTTGAAGAATGTTGTAGATACTTCAAAAGAAGAGGGACGGGAAGAAGGTATAGAGGTAGGTATAGAGGTAGGCATAAAAAAAGTAGCCATTAGTATGAAACAAGCAGGTATATCAAATAAAGTTATCGCAGAACATACAGGATTGACTATTGGAGATATTGAAGAATTGTAA
- a CDS encoding 50S ribosome-binding protein YggL, with translation MEKGFEFKIDFKYPIDQKRDEKLWREFILNFVEASKLTFGGGGDRFGIRGYLDYEESNHSLQSLKKVLISFFRKYKFVGEIWIDGVYISPM, from the coding sequence GTGGAAAAAGGTTTTGAATTTAAAATCGACTTCAAATACCCCATTGACCAAAAACGAGATGAAAAACTTTGGCGTGAATTCATACTTAACTTTGTGGAGGCGAGCAAACTCACTTTTGGTGGAGGTGGAGACCGTTTTGGAATCCGAGGATATTTAGATTATGAAGAATCGAATCACAGCCTTCAATCTTTAAAGAAAGTATTGATTTCCTTTTTTAGGAAATACAAGTTTGTAGGAGAAATTTGGATAGATGGCGTTTATATCTCCCCCATGTAG
- a CDS encoding nucleotidyltransferase domain-containing protein: MTLQELQHQGLKLFEVITGSQAYGLALPTSDIDLKGVFALPQTQLWSLDYTPQVNDAKNDIVFYELQRFIDLLYKNNPNLLEMLNVSSDCVRFRHSVMDWVKPELFLSKLCHQTFAGYAFSQIKKARGLNKKIVNPMSKDKKTPLDFSYITMGQGSMSVVKWLQKKGWKQEYCGLVNVPHFKDVMALYYDLEAHETNGDNNLKFKGIIQKSTSNDISLSSIPKDMKPVTYLHFNHDGYKKYCKDYRDYWSWVDKRNDVRYKNTISHGKNYDAKNMMHTFRLLDMAAEIATEKRIVVKRPNREFLLKIRRGEFEYQELVGMAEEKANRIEELFAKSDLQDEPDKEKVNEILVRMRRELLFKKS, encoded by the coding sequence ATGACCCTTCAAGAACTTCAACATCAAGGCCTCAAACTATTTGAAGTCATCACAGGCAGTCAGGCGTATGGCTTGGCATTGCCCACTTCTGATATTGACCTCAAAGGCGTTTTTGCGCTGCCACAGACCCAACTTTGGAGTTTGGACTATACACCACAGGTCAATGATGCCAAAAACGATATTGTGTTTTACGAATTGCAGCGATTCATAGATTTGCTCTACAAAAACAATCCCAACCTCTTGGAAATGTTGAATGTATCCTCTGACTGTGTGCGCTTTCGGCATTCTGTGATGGATTGGGTCAAGCCCGAACTATTTTTGTCCAAACTCTGCCACCAAACCTTTGCAGGATATGCGTTCAGTCAAATCAAAAAAGCACGGGGATTGAACAAAAAAATCGTCAATCCCATGTCGAAAGATAAAAAGACTCCGCTTGATTTTTCCTACATAACTATGGGGCAAGGCAGCATGAGTGTGGTCAAATGGCTGCAAAAAAAGGGTTGGAAACAAGAATATTGTGGATTGGTGAATGTGCCGCACTTCAAAGATGTGATGGCTCTGTACTACGACCTTGAAGCACATGAAACGAATGGAGATAATAATTTGAAATTCAAAGGTATCATTCAGAAATCAACCTCCAATGACATTTCTCTTAGCAGCATTCCAAAAGATATGAAGCCCGTCACCTATCTTCACTTCAATCACGATGGCTACAAAAAATACTGCAAAGATTACCGAGATTATTGGTCCTGGGTCGACAAACGCAACGATGTCCGCTACAAAAATACCATCTCACATGGCAAAAACTACGATGCCAAAAACATGATGCACACTTTCCGACTCCTCGACATGGCTGCCGAGATTGCTACCGAAAAACGTATAGTCGTCAAACGCCCAAACCGTGAGTTTCTGTTAAAAATTCGACGGGGTGAGTTTGAGTATCAAGAGTTGGTAGGAATGGCGGAGGAAAAGGCAAATCGGATTGAAGAACTATTTGCGAAGAGTGATTTGCAAGACGAACCTGATAAGGAAAAGGTGAATGAGATTTTGGTGAGGATGCGTAGGGAATTGTTATTTAAAAAATCATAA